AGCCCTGCTGGATTGGAATGAAGCCCTTGCCCGGGAACTGATGGGCGCTCATATCATCCGGAGTATGGAAAACATTCTAACCCATTTTTCGTAAAAAAATTTGACAAATAACCAAATAGGGTGTAATAATGGATACATTATCATATATAAATGATAATAAGTCTATATGAGAGAGGTATAGAAATGAGTCCCATCACCATTACCCTGATTTTTCTGCTCTTTGCCGTCATCATGTTTATCTGGGAAAAAATTCCCCTGGCCCTGACATCCATGATCGTCGCTATCGGATTGGTACTTGCCAAGGTTCTGGACGCCAGGACAGCCTTTGCCGGTTTCGTAAATACCAATGTCATTCTTTTTGTGGCTATGTTTATCGTCGGGGGGGCTCTCTTCGAAACCGGTATGGCCAGCAAAATCGGCGGCCTGGTAACCCGGTTTGCCAAAACCGAACGGCAGCTCATCGTCGCCGTTATGGTTATCACCGGCCTTATGTCGGGCGTCCTTTCCAATACCGGTACAGCCGCGGTACTTATCCCCGTAGTAATCGGTATTGCCGCAAAATCCGGCTTTTCCCGCTCCAAGCTGCTGATGCCCCTGGTATTTGCCGCAGCCATGGGGGGTAACCTCTCCCTGATAGGCGCCCCGGGAAACCTCATCGCCCAGAGCGCTCTGGAAAAAATCGGTCTTCGCTTCGGTTTCTTTGAATATGGCCTCATCGGTCTCCCGGTCCTGGCAGTGGGTATCCTCTATTTTGCCGTCTTTGGCTATAAACTCCTTCCCGCCGCAAAAGGGGGTACCGATTCAGCTTTTAGCGAAATCGTTGATTACAGCCATGTACCGGCCTGGAAACAGAACCTTTCATTGATCATCATACTTGTAGCCGTTTTTGGCATGATTTTTGAAAGTAAGATAGGGATACCCCTGCATGTTACCGGTTCCATAGGGGCGATACTTCTGGTGCTTACCGGGGTTATTTCGGAAAAACAAGCCTATAAATCCATTGATATGCAGACCATATTCCTCTTCGGCGGAACCCTGGCCTTGGCCGCCGCCCTGGAAAGCTCCAAGGCCGGCGCCGCTATTGCCGATACGGTGATAGGCCTCTTAGGCAAGGAGGCATCCCCCTTCGCCCTCATGGTAGCGGTTTTCCTTATCGCAGTGGTACTGACCAACTTCATGTCCAATACCGCAACCACTGCCCTGCTGGTCCCTATCAGTCTTTCCATTGCCACCACCATGGGCGCCGATCCCCGGGCGGTCCTGATGGCCACCGTCATCGGCGGTTCCATGGCCTACGCAACCCCCATCGGTATGCCTGCCAACACCATGGTACTCAGTGTTGGGGGCTATAAATTCCGGGACTACC
This portion of the Treponema primitia ZAS-1 genome encodes:
- a CDS encoding SLC13 family permease — its product is MSPITITLIFLLFAVIMFIWEKIPLALTSMIVAIGLVLAKVLDARTAFAGFVNTNVILFVAMFIVGGALFETGMASKIGGLVTRFAKTERQLIVAVMVITGLMSGVLSNTGTAAVLIPVVIGIAAKSGFSRSKLLMPLVFAAAMGGNLSLIGAPGNLIAQSALEKIGLRFGFFEYGLIGLPVLAVGILYFAVFGYKLLPAAKGGTDSAFSEIVDYSHVPAWKQNLSLIIILVAVFGMIFESKIGIPLHVTGSIGAILLVLTGVISEKQAYKSIDMQTIFLFGGTLALAAALESSKAGAAIADTVIGLLGKEASPFALMVAVFLIAVVLTNFMSNTATTALLVPISLSIATTMGADPRAVLMATVIGGSMAYATPIGMPANTMVLSVGGYKFRDYLKAGLPLIVVAAVVALSLLPILFPFFPKG